From the Desulfurispira natronophila genome, one window contains:
- a CDS encoding FprA family A-type flavoprotein — translation MTQKIANDVYWVGVRDASLVVFDIVVPTEHGTTYNSYLIKGEKHNVLLDTSKKDFSETYFANLEEICPVKEIDYVVVHHTEPDHSGALKELLQRNPDITVIHSRPCRKFLDNLLNQDFKSWVISSGDTLDLGGKTLKFFVTPFLHWPDTMMSYLEEEQILFSCDFMGAHYTTEKTDSILNSALSEEDHKDMVEAFEFYYSMIMRPYNEHILKAIKMLDELEIRMVAPSHGMVMDKNPQQFYEWYREKANNYLVRLQSKRATIVYASAYGNTARVMEFVREGMEDAGVEVDVFDTSSAPMEQIINSIELASAVVFGTSTINAKAPEPIFSVIANLVVLNVSGRKAAVFGSFGWSGEGITMCEDLCRAMHMKLEQEPFRVQMTPSDEQLDQAREWGYGLGLKVLG, via the coding sequence ATGACACAGAAAATAGCCAATGATGTTTATTGGGTTGGTGTGCGTGATGCCAGTCTGGTGGTTTTTGACATTGTGGTGCCCACAGAGCATGGGACGACATATAACAGCTACCTCATAAAAGGCGAAAAGCACAATGTTTTGCTGGATACTTCAAAGAAAGATTTCTCTGAGACATATTTTGCCAATCTGGAAGAGATCTGTCCGGTTAAGGAGATCGATTATGTGGTGGTACACCACACCGAACCAGACCACTCTGGTGCACTCAAAGAGCTTTTGCAGCGTAATCCTGATATTACGGTTATCCATAGTCGCCCCTGCAGGAAATTCCTGGATAACTTGCTGAATCAGGATTTCAAGTCGTGGGTGATCAGTAGCGGTGACACCCTCGACCTTGGGGGAAAAACACTTAAGTTTTTCGTCACTCCTTTCCTGCACTGGCCAGACACTATGATGTCCTATCTTGAAGAAGAGCAGATTCTCTTTAGTTGTGACTTTATGGGTGCTCACTACACTACCGAAAAGACTGACTCTATCTTGAACTCAGCCCTCAGCGAGGAAGATCATAAGGATATGGTGGAGGCTTTTGAGTTCTACTACTCTATGATCATGCGGCCCTACAATGAGCATATACTCAAAGCTATAAAGATGTTGGATGAACTGGAAATTCGCATGGTAGCTCCATCACACGGCATGGTCATGGACAAGAACCCCCAGCAGTTCTACGAATGGTACCGGGAAAAGGCCAATAACTATCTGGTGCGATTGCAGAGCAAACGAGCTACTATCGTTTACGCTTCGGCATACGGAAATACGGCGAGAGTCATGGAGTTTGTGCGGGAGGGCATGGAAGATGCCGGAGTGGAGGTTGATGTTTTCGATACCTCCAGTGCTCCCATGGAGCAGATCATCAATTCTATCGAGTTGGCCAGTGCCGTAGTCTTTGGTACTTCCACCATCAATGCTAAAGCACCGGAGCCCATATTTTCGGTCATTGCTAATTTGGTGGTGCTCAATGTTTCTGGCCGCAAGGCCGCGGTGTTTGGCTCATTTGGGTGGAGCGGTGAAGGCATAACCATGTGTGAGGATTTGTGCCGTGCCATGCACATGAAGCTTGAGCAGGAGCCCTTCCGGGTGCAGATGACTCCTTCTGATGAGCAACTGGACCAGGCCCGGGAGTGGGGTTATGGGCTGGGCCTGAAGGTTCTGGGTTAA